Within Blattabacterium cuenoti, the genomic segment TTAGGATTTAGTTTTTTAGACATTTCTACAGGAGAATTTTTTATAGCAGAAGATAATCAAAAAAATATTTTGCAATATCTAAAACATTTTAATCCGAGTGAAATTCTTTTTCAAAGAAAAGAAAAAAAATTTTTTAATAGATTTTTAAAAGACAAATATTATACATTTTTTATGGAGGATTGGATATTCAACTATTCATTTGCATATGAAAAATTGATAACTCATTTTCAAACAAATTCTTTAAAAGGATTTGGAATAGATGATTTAAAATTAGGAATTATTGCTTCTGGAGTCATATTAAGTTATTTATATGATACTCAACATTATAAAATAAAACATATTTCCACTATACGAAGAATAAAAAAAGAAGAACATATGTGGATTGATGATTTCACCTTTAGAAATTTAGAAATATTTCGTTCTTTAAATAAAAAAGGAGTTTCTTTAATAGATATTATAGATAAAACAATCACTCCTATGGGGAGTAGATTATTAAAACATTGGATTCTTCTTCCATTAAAAAATATACTACATATTCAAAAACGTCATAATATAGTACAAGAACTATTTTCTAATCCCTATATTCATAAATATATAAAAAAAAAATTGAAAGAAATTTATGATATAGAACGAATGATTTCCAAAATAGCTATTGGAAAAATATCTCCTCGTGAACTAATAGCATTACATAAATCCTTAGCATCTATTGTTCAAATAGAACAAAAAGTTTCCTTTTATAAGGAAAAAAAAGAATTACAAAAACTTATAAAAGTTGTAAATTCTTTTCAAAACTGTAACTATATTTCTAAAAATATTATTCAAACAATACACTCCGATTCTCCTCAGAATATTGAAAAAGGAAATGTCATTATGAAAGGTGTTTCTAAAGAATTGGATGAAATACGTCATCTTTATTCTTCTAAAAAAGAATATTTAGAAAAACTTTGTTCAATTGAACAATTGAATACAGGAATACAAAATTTAAAAATTGGATATCACAATGTGATTGGATATTTTTTTGAAATAAGAAATTCTAAAAAACATAAAATCCCATCGTATTGGATACGGAAACAAACACTTTCTAACTCAGAAAGATACATTACAGAGGAATTAAAAAATTATGAATTTCAAATTTTAAATGCTGAACAGAAAATTTTATCTCTAGAAAAAGAAATATTTTATGATTTGATCAATCAAATTTTAAAATTTATAAAACCTTTACAAAAAAACGCCAGAATTGTTGCAAAATTAGATGTTTTATGTTCTTTTTCTACCGTTGCATTAGAAAACAATTATGTGAAACCAGAAATAAATCACTCTTTCAAATTGTGCATAAAAGAAGGAAGACATCCAGTTATTGAAAGACAATTTCAATCCAAAACATCATATATTCCTAATGATATTATTCTAAATAAAAAAGATCAGCAAATTATGATAATAACGGGCCCAAATATGTCAGGAAAATCAGCTCTTTTACGTCAGACTGCAATTATTATATTAATGACACACATTGGAAGCTTTGTTCCTGCAACCTATGTAAAAATGGGATTAGTGGATAAAATATTCAGTAGAGTTGGAGCTTCAGACAACATTTCTTTAGGAGAATCTACTTTTATGGTAGAAATGAATGAAACTGCAAATATATTAAATAATCTTTCTAAAAGAAGTTTTCTTATTTTAGACGAAATAGGAAGGGGGACAAGTACTTACGATGGAATTTCAATAGCTTGGGCTATTATTGAATTTTTGCATGAAAATTCTTTTAGACCTATTACCTTGTTTGCAACTCATTATCACGAGTTAAATAAAATGAGTTCTAATTTTAACAGAATTAAAAATTCTCATTTTTATGTAAAAAAAATTGATGAAGACATTATTTTTATGCGTAAACTAATTGATGGAGGAAGTGAACATAGTTTTGGAATTCATGTTGCTAAAATATCAGGAATGCCTATAAAAATTATTCATAGAGCAAAAGAAGTATTAAAAAACAAAGAAAATTTATATAAAAATGATAATGATTCTCAACACAAAAAAAAATTAGAAAAAATAATTCATTTTTTAAAAAAAATAAATATTAATTATTTAACTCCTGTAGACGCTCTTGTAAAAATCAGTGAAATTAAAAATTTATTGGATAAGTTATAAAATTTGCGATATATATAAAAGTGTCTTTACCTTTGTCGAAGAACAGCATTTCATTTCATGTACGACTATAATTTTTTCATAAAAAAAAATGCGAGAATAGCTCAGTTGGAAGAGCACGATCTTGCCAAGATCGGGGTCGCGGGTTCAAGTCCCGTTTCTCGCTTTTTATTTTTTATAAAAAAAATAAATCCGGGTGGTGGAATTGGTAGACACACAGGACTTAAAATCCTGTGATCATTGTGATCGTACGGGTTCAAATCCCGTCCCGGGTACTTGGTCCTTTTTTTATTACTTATTTGTTTTTATAATTAAAATAATTTGGAGATTCTTTTGTAATGCTTACACTATGTGGATGATTTTCTTTTAATCCAGAATTAGTAATTCTAACAAATTTTCCAGTTTTCATTAATTCTGTAATGGTAGAGACTCCACAATATCCCATTCCAGAACGTAATCCCCCACAAATTTGATAAAGAACATCTTTCATTTTTCCTTTGTAAGGAACTCTAGCTTCTATTCCTTCTGGAACAAATTTTTTGTTGAATTGAAAATAACGATCTTTGCTTCCTCTTTTCATGGCCACTAAAGACCCCATTCCCACATATGTTTTAAATTTTCTTCCTTGAAAAATAATTTCTTCTCCTGGAGCTTCATCTGTTCCAGCAAATAAACTTCCAATCATAACAGAACTGGCTCCAGCTGCAATAGCTTTTACAACATCTCCTGAATATCGAATTCCTCCATCAGAAATTACATTCACATTTCTTGTTTTTGCATATTCATAGACATCATTTATGGCCGTAATTTGAGGCATTCCAACTCCAGCTATAACTCTTGTTGTACAAATAGATCCTGAACCAATTCCTACTTTTAAAATAGTAGATCCAGCATCAATTAAATCTTTTGCGGCTTTCATAGTTACTATATTTCCAGCTAATAGGGCTATATCTGGAAAATATTTTCTGATTGATTTTATCATTTTCAATATTCTATCGGAATGCCCATGAGCTGAATCTATGGATATAATATCTGTTCCAACTTTTACTAAAGAATCAACTCTTTCTAAAGTATTTTTATCGATTCCTACAGATGCTCCTACTCGTAAACGACCTTTAGAATCCTTGCATGCATTTGGATATTCTATTAAATTATCAATATCCCTAATTGTAATTAAACCCACCAATTTTTTATTGTCGTCTACAATAGGTAATTTTTCTATTCTTTCCTCTAAAAGAATTTTTTTTGCTTTTTCTAAAGTTATATTTCTTTTAGTAGAAGTAATCAATTTTTCTTTTGTCATAACATCTTCTACCAAAGAATCTAAATCCATCCTATATTTAATATCTCTACTCGTAATAATTCCAACCAAAGAATTATCTTTTTCAATTACAGGAAGACCAGAAATATGATATTTTCTCATAAGAGATTGTGCATGTCTTAGTGTTGAATTTCTAGAAAGGGTAATAGGATCATCTATCATTCCGCTTTCACTTCTTTTTACTCTATAAACTTCTTCTGATTGATTTTTTATATTCATATTTTTGTGAATAATTCCTATTCCACCTTCTCTTGCTATAGAAATAGCAAGAGAAGATTCAGTCACTGTATCCATAGCAGCACTTAATATAGGAATATTAAGAGTAATGTCAAATGTTAAAGAAGTTTTAAGAGAAACTTCTGATGGATGAATAGAAGAATAAGATGGAACAAGTAAAACATCATCAAAAGTTAAAGCTTCTTTTAAAATTTTTTTATTTAAAGACATAATTCTTGAATTTTTATTCAAAATATATATAAATTTGGTTATTTGATTAGTTATATTATGTGACGTATAAAAAAAAAATAAGAATTGTAACATTCTTATTTACAAAGACATAAAAAAAATGAAAATGTATAAATTGTTTTTTATATATGAGAGTATATAGATAATTTTTCATTTTTATATGAAAAAAATACAAATAATGTATATTTTATCATTCCAAATTTTTATATAAATTTGCCCATAATATGTTATAACTGAAATAATATTATTGATTATGATGAAAAAATTAAGAATTACTATTACCACGATCTTGTTAGCAATCTTTTTATTTGCAAGTAGTAGTTGTAATAACAAATCTAAAAACGAAAATACTTCTAATACAACAGAAGAGGAAAAAACAGCTAATAATAATGAAAATCAAACAAATTCCACAAATACGACTCCTCCTTCTACTTCAGAAGAATCCTCAAAAAATAATGGGGAAGATGCTGCTGCAGGATCCAACAATAATGATAAAGAAAAAATAACTCCTGAAGAAAACGAAAAAAATAAATAAAAAAAATAATCTAAAAAAAGAGGGGAATCAAATATTTCTCTCTTTTTTTAGATTTTTTATATTCTAGACTTGGAATAAATAATTTTAATCTAAGGAAGATTTGTATTTTTATGCTTTTTTGAATCCAAAATTATAGAAATCTTGCTTTCTTTCCTTTAAGGAATCTAAAATAATAAATTTTAGCTCGTCTTACTTTTCCTTTCTTATTCACTTCTATTTTTTGTATACTGGGTTGATTAAAAAAAAATATTCGTTCTATTCCTATTTCTCCACTCATTTTTCGAATAGTGAAAGTTTTTGTTAATCCTTTTCCTTGTTTTTTGAGAACAACTCCCTTAAAAGATTGGATTCTTTTTTTTTCTCCTTCTTTAATTTCAAAAAAAACGGTTATAGTATCTCCAGAATTAAATAAAGGAAAATCATTCTTTTTAAGAAATTTATTTTTCACGTATTGAATGTAATTTTCTGACATAAATATTTTTTTAATGAAAATTTTTTATTTCGGATATTATTTGATTTACTAAAAAAGATGCTCTTTTTTTTGATCGACTTTCTGCATATATTCGAATAATATTTTCAGTTTTAGATTTTCTTACATGAATCCATTCATGACTTTTAAAATGAATTTTAATTCCATCATTGACATCTATTTCTTCTTCCTTATATTTCTTTTTAATTTTTTCTAAAAAAACATTAACTTTTTGATCATGAAATAATTGAATCTTCTTTTTAGACATAAAATAATTAGGATATTTTTTTCTCAATTTAGTTAATGGAATTTTTGAAAGTGAGGCTACATAAGTTAAAAATAAGGCAATTCCTACCAATGCATCTCTCCCATAACGCAAATCTGGATAAATAATTCCTCCATTTCCTTCTCCTCCAATCACTGCATGAACTTTTTTCATCTTTTTGACAACATGAACTTCTCCCACGGAAGTGGAATAATAAGGAACTCCTCTATTAATGGATAAATCTTTCAATGCATGAGAAGAAGATAAAGTAGAAACAATAGGGCCTAATTTTTTTTTTAAAATATAATCTGCAATAGACACTATTGTATACTCTTCTCCAAAAAAATTTCCATTTTCACAAATAAATACAACACGATCTACATCTGGATCTACAGATATTCCCAAATCCGCTTGCATTTTTGGTACTTTTTTGCATATTTCTTTCAAATTTTTTCCAACAGGTTCAGGATTATGAACAAAATTTCCATGAGGATCACAATACATTTTAACTATTATTTCAACTCCCAAAGATTTTAAAAGATTAGGAACAGCTATTCCCCCTGTAGAATTAATTCCATCTACTACGATTTTAAATTTAGCTTTTTTAATCATTTTGACATCTACCAATGGTAATGAAATAATAGTATTTATATGTTTTTGAACATAGTTTTCTATGTATTTGTATTGTCCTAATTCATTAAATGGAACAAAATGTAAATATTTTTCTGTTTTGTCATCTACTATGCATAGTAATTTTTTGAAATCTTTTTCTGATAAAAATTCTCCTTTAGAATTGAATATCTTTAATCCATTCCAATTTTTTGGATTATGACTTGCGGTTAACATAATCCCACCATCTGCTTTTTCATTCATAACTGCAATGCCTACAGTAGGTGTTGTAGATAACCCAATATCAAAGACATCCACTCCAAGACTTTGAAAAGTGATAATTAAAAATTTTTGTAAACTAAAAGAAGTAGTACGACCATCTCTCCCTAAGATTATTAAATACTTCTCTCTACTTTTTTTTTTATATTTTCTTTTCATCCAGGAAACATAACCAGCAGAAATTTTTATTATGTCTATAGGAGAAAAACTTTCTCCAACTTTTCCTCCTAATGTTCCCCTTATTCCAGATAAAGATTTGACAAGTATCAAAAAAATTCATTTTTTTATGATGGCAAAAATACAAAATTAAATTTTTAGATTTACTCAAATTCTATAACTCTTATGAGAGTTATTTTATTTATAATAAAAAAAACAGTAAAAAACATAGTAGAAATACATATAAAAATAATGGATAAATTAATAAGAACTATATCATTGATATTCAAATAAACAGGAACAAAATCAATATAATATTGTACTTTATTTAAAGATAAGAATCTAAATTTTTTTTGTAAAATTAAAAAGGAAATCCCTATAATATTTCCTATTATCAATGAAGGAATTAAAATTTTCATCACATAATATAAAAATATCTTATAAATAACTTTGTTTTTAGCTCCTATAATTTTTAAAATTCCTATAGTTTTCATTCTTTCTAAAATGAGTATTAAAAGAAATACAACCATATTAATAATGATAGATATCAAAACTATAAAACTAATAACAAGAATGTTTACATTAAATATATGAATCCATTCTAAAATATTATCAGAATCAAACTGATCGTAAATAGTTTTTACTAAAAAATTATTTGGAATTTTCTTTTTAATTTTATTCTCAAGGAGTTCCATTTTTTTATGGTCAATAATAGAAGATAAAAACAATTCAATTCCTTCTAAAAAATTTTCATTCCAATTATTTATATGCTGTATATGTTTCATATCTCCAATCATATAAACATTATCAAATTCTGGAATTCCAGTATCATATAATCCACATACATAAAATTTTTTAGAAGTAAAGAAAGGAATTCCTTTTTTAAAAGAAAGAAAATTTAGATGAATAATTGAACCTATGTTCAACCCTAATGAACAGGAAATTTTTTGAGATAAAATAACTTTCTGACTAGAAAAAAGATTTTTTTTTATTTTTGAAAAAGATCCTTTAACTAAAAAATATTTAAAAAAAGCAGTATTATAATCTTTTTCATAGAATCCTTTAAATACGAATTTTTCTACATTTTTTTGATTTGTAACAATCATTACATTTTTTTCAGAAAAAGGATGAATCTGACGAATAGAACAATTTTTATTAGAAAATTGATTGAGTAAAATAGGGATTTTTTTTTTTAAAAATCCCCTTTTTGAATTATTATAAATAATAATTTGACCTTGAATATTTAATAATTTTTTGATTATAAATTCTTTAAATCCAAATCCTATAGAGAAAGTTAGAAGAGTTATAATTACACTAAATATTATTGTTACTTGTGTAATTAAAACTATTGTAAAAACCATTTTACTTTTACTAGAATCTTTCCAAATCGTTTTTTTTGAAAAAAACCATTCAAAATTATTCAAAATTAAAAAGAAAAATTATCCTCCTCTTTTATAAGAGGATCTTTAAAATCAATATCATCGTATGATGACGTCATAATAGAAGGTTTTTCTATGAAAAAACTATCTTTATCTAAAACATTTTTTTTATAATCTTCTTCCCAATCTAAAAAAGATCTTTTTTTCTTTTCAAAATCCATAAATTTTGATTGATTACTTATAAATTTTAAACGAAATTTATCCAATATTCCATTTCTATGTTTTGCTATTATTATTTCTGCTTGCCCAATGCAAGAATCATTCTCATCCGTATCCCAAGTATTGAATCCATAATATTCAGGTCTGTAAATAAATAAAACAATATCTGCATCTTGTTCTATAGCTCCAGACTCACGTAAATCAGACAACAAAGGACGTTTACTTCCACCTCTTGTTTCTACAGCTCTAGATAATTGAGATAAAGCAATGATAGGAATATCTAATTCCTTTGCTATAGATTTTAAACTCCTAGAAATTATTGATATTTCTTGCTCTCTATTTATTCTACTACTAGAATAACCATGATCTCTAATTCCCATTAATTGCATATAATCTATCAAAATTAACTTTATCCCATGCTGGGATATTAAACGACGACATTTTGTACGTAAACTAAATATAGATAAAGAAGGTGTATCATCTATAAAAAGAGGTGCTTCTTTTAATTTTTTAGTTTTTAAAAAAAGTTGTTTCCAATCTAAATCAGATAAATAAGATCTTTTTAGTTTTTCTGAAGATATTCCAGATTCTGATGAAATTAATCTTGTAATTAATTGAACAGAGGACATTTCTAATGAAAAAATAACAGCAGGAATTTTTTGTTCTATCACAATGTTTCTAACCATAGACAACATAAAAGTCGTTTTTCCCATACCAGGTCTAGAAGCAAGTATAATTAAATCAGAATTCTGCCAACCAGAAGTAATTTTATCCATTTTATAAAAACCAGAAGAAATCCCACTTAATCCATCCTTATTTTTTCCTATTTTCTTTATTTTTTCAATAGCTTTCATAATGAGAGATGGTGTACTTTCATATTTTTTTGATTTTAAATATCTTTGGTTTATCTCAAAAAGTTTAGATTCTGCTTTATCTAAAAGTTCAAAA encodes:
- a CDS encoding ABC transporter permease; this encodes MVFTIVLITQVTIIFSVIITLLTFSIGFGFKEFIIKKLLNIQGQIIIYNNSKRGFLKKKIPILLNQFSNKNCSIRQIHPFSEKNVMIVTNQKNVEKFVFKGFYEKDYNTAFFKYFLVKGSFSKIKKNLFSSQKVILSQKISCSLGLNIGSIIHLNFLSFKKGIPFFTSKKFYVCGLYDTGIPEFDNVYMIGDMKHIQHINNWNENFLEGIELFLSSIIDHKKMELLENKIKKKIPNNFLVKTIYDQFDSDNILEWIHIFNVNILVISFIVLISIIINMVVFLLILILERMKTIGILKIIGAKNKVIYKIFLYYVMKILIPSLIIGNIIGISFLILQKKFRFLSLNKVQYYIDFVPVYLNINDIVLINLSIIFICISTMFFTVFFIINKITLIRVIEFE
- the mutS gene encoding DNA mismatch repair protein MutS — translated: MNKNKNSFSEETPLIKQYNNIKAKYTEDTILLFQVGDFYETFGKDAIKCSKILNIVLTKRSNIPLAGFPYHSLNNHLPKLIQSGHRVAICDQLEEPKKGKNIVKRGVIELVTPGITINEKILQTKSNNFLASIYVDKKKLGFSFLDISTGEFFIAEDNQKNILQYLKHFNPSEILFQRKEKKFFNRFLKDKYYTFFMEDWIFNYSFAYEKLITHFQTNSLKGFGIDDLKLGIIASGVILSYLYDTQHYKIKHISTIRRIKKEEHMWIDDFTFRNLEIFRSLNKKGVSLIDIIDKTITPMGSRLLKHWILLPLKNILHIQKRHNIVQELFSNPYIHKYIKKKLKEIYDIERMISKIAIGKISPRELIALHKSLASIVQIEQKVSFYKEKKELQKLIKVVNSFQNCNYISKNIIQTIHSDSPQNIEKGNVIMKGVSKELDEIRHLYSSKKEYLEKLCSIEQLNTGIQNLKIGYHNVIGYFFEIRNSKKHKIPSYWIRKQTLSNSERYITEELKNYEFQILNAEQKILSLEKEIFYDLINQILKFIKPLQKNARIVAKLDVLCSFSTVALENNYVKPEINHSFKLCIKEGRHPVIERQFQSKTSYIPNDIILNKKDQQIMIITGPNMSGKSALLRQTAIIILMTHIGSFVPATYVKMGLVDKIFSRVGASDNISLGESTFMVEMNETANILNNLSKRSFLILDEIGRGTSTYDGISIAWAIIEFLHENSFRPITLFATHYHELNKMSSNFNRIKNSHFYVKKIDEDIIFMRKLIDGGSEHSFGIHVAKISGMPIKIIHRAKEVLKNKENLYKNDNDSQHKKKLEKIIHFLKKININYLTPVDALVKISEIKNLLDKL
- the guaB gene encoding IMP dehydrogenase, with the translated sequence MSLNKKILKEALTFDDVLLVPSYSSIHPSEVSLKTSLTFDITLNIPILSAAMDTVTESSLAISIAREGGIGIIHKNMNIKNQSEEVYRVKRSESGMIDDPITLSRNSTLRHAQSLMRKYHISGLPVIEKDNSLVGIITSRDIKYRMDLDSLVEDVMTKEKLITSTKRNITLEKAKKILLEERIEKLPIVDDNKKLVGLITIRDIDNLIEYPNACKDSKGRLRVGASVGIDKNTLERVDSLVKVGTDIISIDSAHGHSDRILKMIKSIRKYFPDIALLAGNIVTMKAAKDLIDAGSTILKVGIGSGSICTTRVIAGVGMPQITAINDVYEYAKTRNVNVISDGGIRYSGDVVKAIAAGASSVMIGSLFAGTDEAPGEEIIFQGRKFKTYVGMGSLVAMKRGSKDRYFQFNKKFVPEGIEARVPYKGKMKDVLYQICGGLRSGMGYCGVSTITELMKTGKFVRITNSGLKENHPHSVSITKESPNYFNYKNK
- the dnaB gene encoding replicative DNA helicase produces the protein MREMNHLIQEEENKLRSDFIIKDGKIPPQALDLEYAIIGAIMIDKKGLDEIVDILFPEVFYKKEHQDIFRAIQKLYHNSKPVDIYTVSNQLRQDGKLDIIGGELYLIELTQKVISSAHIEYHSRIVQQKFLLRKLISISSEIIENCYDNGADVFELLDKAESKLFEINQRYLKSKKYESTPSLIMKAIEKIKKIGKNKDGLSGISSGFYKMDKITSGWQNSDLIILASRPGMGKTTFMLSMVRNIVIEQKIPAVIFSLEMSSVQLITRLISSESGISSEKLKRSYLSDLDWKQLFLKTKKLKEAPLFIDDTPSLSIFSLRTKCRRLISQHGIKLILIDYMQLMGIRDHGYSSSRINREQEISIISRSLKSIAKELDIPIIALSQLSRAVETRGGSKRPLLSDLRESGAIEQDADIVLFIYRPEYYGFNTWDTDENDSCIGQAEIIIAKHRNGILDKFRLKFISNQSKFMDFEKKKRSFLDWEEDYKKNVLDKDSFFIEKPSIMTSSYDDIDFKDPLIKEEDNFSF
- the glmM gene encoding phosphoglucosamine mutase, translated to MILVKSLSGIRGTLGGKVGESFSPIDIIKISAGYVSWMKRKYKKKSREKYLIILGRDGRTTSFSLQKFLIITFQSLGVDVFDIGLSTTPTVGIAVMNEKADGGIMLTASHNPKNWNGLKIFNSKGEFLSEKDFKKLLCIVDDKTEKYLHFVPFNELGQYKYIENYVQKHINTIISLPLVDVKMIKKAKFKIVVDGINSTGGIAVPNLLKSLGVEIIVKMYCDPHGNFVHNPEPVGKNLKEICKKVPKMQADLGISVDPDVDRVVFICENGNFFGEEYTIVSIADYILKKKLGPIVSTLSSSHALKDLSINRGVPYYSTSVGEVHVVKKMKKVHAVIGGEGNGGIIYPDLRYGRDALVGIALFLTYVASLSKIPLTKLRKKYPNYFMSKKKIQLFHDQKVNVFLEKIKKKYKEEEIDVNDGIKIHFKSHEWIHVRKSKTENIIRIYAESRSKKRASFLVNQIISEIKNFH
- the rplS gene encoding 50S ribosomal protein L19 produces the protein MSENYIQYVKNKFLKKNDFPLFNSGDTITVFFEIKEGEKKRIQSFKGVVLKKQGKGLTKTFTIRKMSGEIGIERIFFFNQPSIQKIEVNKKGKVRRAKIYYFRFLKGKKARFL